A region from the Macaca mulatta isolate MMU2019108-1 chromosome 13, T2T-MMU8v2.0, whole genome shotgun sequence genome encodes:
- the LOC144333654 gene encoding LOW QUALITY PROTEIN: developmentally-regulated GTP-binding protein 1-like (The sequence of the model RefSeq protein was modified relative to this genomic sequence to represent the inferred CDS: inserted 2 bases in 2 codons; substituted 1 base at 1 genomic stop codon), giving the protein MVLSGICGPLYPEAYAPKFSELLLKTIILELVCPLVCEGRQSVWRPQGTRHATMSSTLAKIVEIEAKMTWTQKNKATAHHLVLLKAHLAKLHRELITPKGGGGGGPGEGFDVAKTGDAGTGFAXFPSAGKLTLLSNLAGVYSEVAAYEFTTLTTVPGVIRHKGAKIQLLDLPGIIKGAKDGKGRGQVIAVARTCNLILIVLDVLKPLGRKKINENELEGFGIRLNSKPFNIGFKKKDKGGINLTATCLQSEXDAETVKSILAEYKIHNADVTLRSDATADDLIDVVEGNKVYIPCIYVLNKIDRISIKELDSIYKVPHCVPISAHHRWNFDDLLEKIWDYLKLVRIYTKPKGQXPDYTSPVVLPCSRTTVEDFCMKIHKNLIKEFKYALAWGLSVKHSPQKAGKDHALEDHTLEDHALEDHALEDEDVIQIVKKGNLPLFPSARRTTTAFPMIKRPTPVLSGFGRHWIRIQGREMEAPKLELHLSYLGVTLDVELHKRPGNSVCAGGLVASMQTHRNTEVPGESSRYHRVVSRDDQMARTGSNGFPPTLNLPSSLKPLETLSLHPESIISLLVLMNRLKDSSAVVVGEGLPLEAPDGTQGRASALGPSESHPTVHQRRHTLVWPSDSSLKRPLRHRSF; this is encoded by the exons ATGGTGCTCTCAGGGATCTGTGGGCCGCTGTACCCAGAGGCCTACGCTCCCAAGTTCTCTGAGTTACTTTTGAAAACCATTATACTTGAGCTAGTTTGCCCGCTGGTGTGTGAAGGGAGACAGTCAGTGTGGAGGCCACAGGGTACTCGCCACGCCACAATGAGCAGCACCTTAGCTAAGATCGTGGAGATAGAAGCCAAGATGACTTGGACTCAAAAGAACAAGGCCACAGCACACCACCTAGTGCTGCTTAAGGCTCATCTTGCTAAGCTTCATCGAGAACTCATTACTCCaaagggtggtggtggtggaggtccAGGAGAAGGTTTTGATGTGGCCAAGACAGGTGATGCTGGAACTGGATTTG GGTTTCCATCTGCGGGGAAGTTGACACTGCTTAGTAACCTGGCAGGGGTATATTCTGAGGTGGCAGCCTATGAATTCACTACTctgaccactgtgcctggtgtcATCAGACACAAAGGTGCCAAGATCCAGCTCCTGGATCTTCCAGGTATCATTAAAGGTGCCAAGGATGGGAAAGGTAGAGGTCAAGTCATTGCAGTGGCCCGAACCTGTAACTTGATCCTGATTGTTCTGGATGTCCTGAAACCTTTGGGACGtaagaagataaatgaaaatgagcTGGAAGGCTTTGGCATTCGCTTGAACAGCAAACCCTTCAACATCGGCTTTAAGAAGAAGGACAAGGGAGGAATTAATCTCACAGCCACTTGCCTGCAGAGTG TCGATGCTGAAACTGTGAAGAGCATTCTGGCCGAATACAAGATTCATAATGCCGATGTGACTCTACGTAGTGATGCTACAGCTGATGACCTCATTGATGTGGTGGAAGGAAACAAAGTTTATATCCCCTGTATCTATGTGTTAAATAAGATTGACCGAATCTCTATTAAGGAATTGGATAGCATCTATAAGGTGCCTCACTGTGTACCCATCTCTGCCCATCACCGCTGGAATTTTGATGACCTATTGGAAAAGATCTGGGACTATCTGAAACTAGTGAGAATTTACACCAAACCCAAAGGCCAATGACCAGATTACACATCCCCAGTGGTGCTTCCTTGCTCCAGGACCACAGTGGAGGATTTCTGCATGAAGATTCACAAAAATCTTATCAAAGAATTTAAATATGCTCTGGCCTGGGGTCTCTCTGTGAAACACAGTCCTCAGAAAGCAGGTAAGGACCATGCGTTGGAGGACCATACATTGGAGGACCATGCGTTGGAGGACCATGCGTTGGAGGACGAGGATGTGATTCAAATCGTGAAGAAGGGAAACCTTCCCCTTTTCCCATCTGCCAGGCGAACCACAACAGCCTTCCCCATGATCAAGCGCCCTACCCCGGTTCTTTCTGGGTTTGGCAGACACTGGATCAGAATCCAGGGGAGGGAGATGGAGGCACCCAAACTGGAACTTCATTTGTCTTACCTTGGTGTCACCTTGGATGTCGAACTGCATAAAAGACCTG GGAATAGTGTGTGTGCCGGGGGACTGGTGGCCAGCATGCAGACACACAGGAACACTGAGGTCCCAGGAGAGAGCTCCAGGTACCACCGGGTGGTCTCCAGAGATGATCAGATGGCAAG GACAGGCTCTAATGGCTTCCCACCCACCCTCAACCTTCCCTCATCATTGAAACCTTTGGAAACTTTATCCCTGCATCCGGAATCCATCATTTCCTTACTGGTGCTGATGAACAG ACTCAAGGACAGCTCTGCAGTAGTGGTGGGTGAGGGGCTTCCTCTGGAGGCCCCCGATGGCACTCAGGGTCGTGCCTCTGCACTGGGACCCAGCGAGAGCCATCCCACGGTGCATCAGAGGAGACATACACTGGTGTGGCCTTCAGACAGTTCTCTGAAAAGGCCTCTCCGACACCGCTCCTTCTAG